Genomic segment of Deltaproteobacteria bacterium:
CCCTCCAAAAACTTTTAACGCCCTGCGGATCACCCCGATTTTGCTTGCAAAATCGGGGTGATCCGCAGGGAATTAAAAGTCTTTGAAGGGGGTCTGGGGGAAACTTTCTACAGAAAGTTTCCCCCAGCGTAATTAAAGGTTCCCTCAGAGGAGTGTATATATGGTGAAGTAGGCCCTCGTCTCGCCGCCTGCGGAAAGGCCTCTGGCCACTCCCGCTGCCGGTGTGATCCTGAGGCGGTAGCCCAGCGTCATGTCGAGTCTCGCCTCGATGCCCGCGCCGAACTTGAGCCGTGCGGAGGAGAAGCCCTCTTTTTTGTCCCACACCTCTCCGGCGTCGAGGAAGACGGCGCCGTGGAGTCTGTCCCAGAAGAAGGGCTTGGTGTTCCTGCCGCGCAGGATGTACCACAGCGGCGCCCTGTACTCGGCCGTGCCGGTCACGATATAGTCGCCCGTTTCCAGGCGCGGCGGATAGCCGCGAAGCGGGAAGTTCGAGACGCCGGGGTCGCCGCCGAGCTGGAAGGCCTGCTGCGTTATGCGCTCTCCGAAGGCCGCGCCTCCGGAGAGACGGAGATATATGACGTGGTGGCGCAGTGGTGCGAAGGGGGCGAGCACGTACTGCTCCAGCGAGCCCGACACCTCGGTCGAGTCCACGTCGCTGCCGGCGGCCCTGGAAAAACGCCTGTACTCGAGGCCTATCACCCGTCCTTCCTCGCGGCTTATGGAGTAGGGATAGCGCAGCGCGTCGTTGAACTCGAGAAAGAGGAAGACGTTGTTGCGCCTGCCCTCGAAGACGTTTATGCCGTCGAAGCGCCCGTGCGAGCCGGTGAGGGCCGACTGGCGGCGCAGCTCGTAGCCGGCCCCTATCCGCCAGTGCGACTCGATGAAGTTTACGGGCACCACGGCCCCGAAGGCCGCTCTCCGGTCGAGCTCGTAGAAGTCGCCGTGGCCGAAGAAATCGGAGTAGCGCACCGGCGAGGCCGAGGTCCTGACAAAGAGGGTGGGGTAGAGGTAGTCGTTGCGATAGGCGAAGTCGTGGTATAGCCTGCCGCTCGCCTCGCCGTAGTCGGCCCGTAGCATGTAGGTGTTGTAGCCGACCACGTCGGCGCCGGCCGTGAAGGCGCCGAGGAGCACGCCGTCGTGGTCGAAGCCCACGGTGGGGAGCCAGAAGCGCGGCGCCAGGGTGTCGGCCGGGCTGTAGGGGCGCGAGCCGGCGGCGAACGCCTCCTCCGGCCCCTTTCCCGGGCCGTCGTGCCGCCTCCCGGCCGCCGGCGCGCCGTTTCCCTTGCTCTCTGTCCATCTCTCCGGCTCGTAGGGCATCCTTGCAAGGTGGAAGCCCCGCGAGTCGTAGCTTGAGAAGACTATCTCCGTGCCGTCGGGCGAGGGCTCGGGATAGAAGGCGCCGCCCACGACGTTTGTCACCTGAAGCCTCTCAGCCCGCTCGAAGGAGTAGGCGTGGATGTTGTACACGCCCGTCTCGTCCGACGAGTAGAGCAGGTACGAGCCGTCGGCCGTGAAGGCCGGGTGAATGTAGGAGTGCGGACCGTAGACGAGCCTTGCGATGGTGCGCGAGGCGAGGTCGTAGAGGTAGAGGCCGCTTTGCCCCTCGTTGTCCCTCATGGAAAAGGCCACGGCCCGGCCGCTCGGCGAAAAGCGGGGACCGTCGATACGGAGGAACTCGAAAGACGTGAGCCGCTCGATCTCCGCAGCGGCGCCTTCCCCTGCGCCCGGTCTTACGAGCGCG
This window contains:
- a CDS encoding peptidase S9, with product MRVIAFCVPIFLGVVLAVPTARCATFDTSFRFRTIETEHFAVHFHQGLERLARRAAAVAESRFSEMSRDFLWTPKERIHIVLTDGSDFAGGTASVVPYSAIYINTVPPLQDRPIGEYGDWLELIVVHELAHVFTLEPVRGFWGAMRKVFGRPVPAADPLLFGAFVLTAPPNLMLPRWWHEGVATWAETHYTGYGRGGGSYYDMMLRMAVHDGRIPSIDGINGEVPSWPGGAAPYLFGMELFSHLAGRYGETTAGRLSIAHSGRFPFFLNGAPRRLLSGKNYPLLYEEMVDELKARQRRRIREIRARGLTPVSALPPDGEALLHPRFSPDGAQLAYTRRDPHEHDYVMVAGFDGANPRRAARLLPSDGAVSWSPDGERIYFSQAEIVAGFDVYQDLWSVEVASARTRRLTRGQRLKECDVSPDGRLFACVVTSRGSQNLALVRPGAGEGAAAEIERLTSFEFLRIDGPRFSPSGRAVAFSMRDNEGQSGLYLYDLASRTIARLVYGPHSYIHPAFTADGSYLLYSSDETGVYNIHAYSFERAERLQVTNVVGGAFYPEPSPDGTEIVFSSYDSRGFHLARMPYEPERWTESKGNGAPAAGRRHDGPGKGPEEAFAAGSRPYSPADTLAPRFWLPTVGFDHDGVLLGAFTAGADVVGYNTYMLRADYGEASGRLYHDFAYRNDYLYPTLFVRTSASPVRYSDFFGHGDFYELDRRAAFGAVVPVNFIESHWRIGAGYELRRQSALTGSHGRFDGINVFEGRRNNVFLFLEFNDALRYPYSISREEGRVIGLEYRRFSRAAGSDVDSTEVSGSLEQYVLAPFAPLRHHVIYLRLSGGAAFGERITQQAFQLGGDPGVSNFPLRGYPPRLETGDYIVTGTAEYRAPLWYILRGRNTKPFFWDRLHGAVFLDAGEVWDKKEGFSSARLKFGAGIEARLDMTLGYRLRITPAAGVARGLSAGGETRAYFTIYTLL